From a single Streptomyces sp. NBC_01264 genomic region:
- a CDS encoding CHAD domain-containing protein: protein MAQPNHDLTATTAGTVLGTYLRAQATAFLRGLRLHEEGAANGGADSSEAARSLRGAARRISCSLSTFRAVADSSWADSLRTELVWLSTTLADEHAYAARLLRLMDALQRLSGSPEVPAPRGTAGALTVGSARAGALLERQLTLARTRAHSATLQALGSSRFHAVADAVAVLASEVPLDPVAARGRVDDVLVPLAEVAHSRLSTAVHSLPAPSPSHPYDADHDSAWNEVRRLLRVHRYAQEALGGDVARLTVAGEALTRHRDAAEAATASATAARTPRIAPATAYALGVLHADQRHEVEASRATFQHLWQPADSSHAGV, encoded by the coding sequence GTGGCTCAGCCAAACCATGACCTGACCGCGACGACGGCAGGCACCGTGCTCGGTACGTACCTGCGCGCGCAGGCCACCGCGTTCCTGCGGGGCCTGCGCCTGCACGAGGAGGGCGCGGCGAACGGGGGCGCCGACAGCAGCGAGGCGGCGCGCAGCCTGCGGGGGGCTGCGCGCCGGATCTCCTGCTCCCTGTCCACGTTCAGGGCGGTGGCGGATTCCTCCTGGGCTGATTCGCTGCGCACCGAGCTGGTCTGGCTCTCGACGACACTGGCCGACGAGCACGCGTACGCGGCCCGGCTGCTCCGGCTGATGGACGCCCTCCAGCGGCTGTCGGGAAGCCCCGAGGTACCGGCCCCCCGGGGCACCGCGGGCGCGCTGACCGTGGGCTCGGCCCGCGCGGGCGCCCTGCTGGAGCGCCAGCTCACCCTGGCCCGGACCCGGGCGCACTCCGCGACCCTGCAGGCGCTGGGTTCCTCCCGGTTCCACGCGGTCGCGGACGCGGTGGCGGTCCTGGCCTCCGAGGTCCCGCTGGACCCCGTGGCGGCCCGCGGCCGGGTGGACGACGTCCTGGTACCCCTGGCCGAGGTGGCTCATTCCCGCCTGTCCACCGCGGTGCACTCCCTCCCGGCCCCCTCGCCCTCGCACCCGTACGACGCGGACCACGACAGCGCCTGGAACGAGGTACGCCGCCTGCTGCGCGTCCACCGCTACGCCCAGGAGGCCCTGGGCGGCGACGTGGCCCGGCTGACGGTCGCGGGCGAGGCCCTGACCCGCCACCGCGACGCCGCGGAAGCGGCCACCGCCTCGGCCACGGCGGCCCGCACCCCCCGCATCGCCCCGGCGACGGCGTACGCCCTGGGCGTCCTGCACGCGGACCAGCGCCACGAGGTCGAAGCCTCCCGCGCCACCTTCCAGCACCTGTGGCAACCGGCCGATTCCAGCCACGCCGGGGTGTGA
- the pstS gene encoding phosphate ABC transporter substrate-binding protein PstS, with translation MKLQRKNMLRASALGALVVSGALVLTACGSDDNTKNDTGASGKPTVAAGDIKCDDAKGKLLASGSSAQKNAIDLWVKAYMAACPGVEVNYKSSSSGEGIVAFNQGTVGFAGSDSALKPEAVEESKKICTGGQGIDLPMVGGPIAIGFNVAGVDKLTLDAPTIASIFNDKIKKWDDEAIKKLNPGVTLPATPIQHFHRSEDSGTTENLGKYLKAAAPEAWTYEAAKKWPAPGGLGASGSSGVASQVKAVDGAIGYFELSYASAQSIKTVDLNTGAAAPVKASSETASKAIAAAKISGTGDDLALKLDYATKAEGAYPIVLVTYEVVCDKGNKAETLPTVKSFLNYTASDAGQKVLSENGYAPIPAEINAKVREVIAKLS, from the coding sequence GTGAAGCTTCAGCGCAAGAACATGCTTCGTGCCTCTGCCCTCGGGGCGCTCGTCGTGTCCGGCGCCCTGGTCCTCACGGCGTGCGGCTCGGACGACAACACCAAGAACGACACCGGCGCCTCGGGCAAGCCGACCGTCGCCGCGGGTGACATCAAGTGCGACGACGCCAAGGGCAAGCTCCTCGCCTCGGGCTCCTCCGCGCAGAAGAACGCGATCGACCTCTGGGTGAAGGCGTACATGGCCGCCTGCCCCGGCGTCGAGGTGAACTACAAGTCCTCCTCCTCCGGTGAGGGCATCGTCGCCTTCAACCAGGGCACCGTCGGCTTCGCCGGTTCGGACTCCGCGCTGAAGCCCGAGGCCGTCGAAGAGTCGAAGAAGATCTGCACCGGCGGCCAGGGCATCGACCTGCCGATGGTCGGCGGCCCCATCGCCATCGGCTTCAACGTCGCCGGCGTGGACAAGCTGACGCTGGACGCCCCCACGATCGCCAGCATCTTCAACGACAAGATCAAGAAGTGGGACGACGAGGCGATCAAGAAGCTGAACCCCGGCGTCACGCTTCCCGCCACCCCCATCCAGCACTTCCACCGCTCCGAGGACTCGGGCACCACCGAGAACCTCGGCAAGTACCTCAAGGCCGCCGCTCCCGAGGCCTGGACGTACGAAGCCGCGAAGAAGTGGCCGGCCCCGGGTGGCCTCGGCGCCTCCGGCTCCTCCGGTGTCGCCTCGCAGGTCAAGGCCGTTGACGGCGCGATCGGCTACTTCGAGCTCTCCTACGCCTCCGCGCAGAGCATCAAGACGGTCGACCTGAACACGGGCGCCGCCGCTCCGGTCAAGGCCTCCTCCGAGACCGCCTCCAAGGCCATCGCCGCCGCCAAGATCTCCGGCACCGGCGACGACCTGGCGCTCAAGCTCGACTACGCCACCAAGGCCGAGGGTGCTTACCCGATCGTCCTGGTGACCTACGAGGTCGTCTGCGACAAGGGCAACAAGGCCGAGACGCTCCCGACCGTGAAGTCCTTCCTGAACTACACCGCTTCGGACGCCGGCCAGAAGGTCCTCTCCGAGAACGGCTACGCGCCGATCCCGGCCGAGATCAACGCCAAGGTCCGCGAAGTCATCGCGAAGCTCTCCTAA
- the pstC gene encoding phosphate ABC transporter permease subunit PstC: MASTTPTQIDTAPPVSKSTRSTGRAGDKIFAGLSKGSGILLLVIMASIAIFLTYRASIALSKNEGNFLTTFDWNASANPPVFGIAVLLFGTVVSSIIAMAIAVPIAVGIALFISHYAPRKLAAPLAYVVDLLAAVPSIIYGIWGALFLVPQLAGLNLWLDEYMGWTYVFDKTQVGVARSLFTVGILLAIMILPIVTSVSREVFLQVPRMNEEAALALGATRWEVIRMSVLPFGRSGVISASMLGLGRALGETMAVATVLSPSFLISGHILDPGGGTFAQNIAAKFDEANEFGRDALIASGLVLFLLTLLVNGAARLIIARRKDFSGANA; encoded by the coding sequence ATGGCTTCCACCACACCCACCCAGATAGACACGGCTCCGCCTGTCTCCAAGAGCACGAGGTCCACCGGCCGCGCCGGTGACAAGATCTTCGCCGGCCTCTCCAAGGGCTCCGGCATCCTGCTCCTGGTGATCATGGCGTCGATCGCCATCTTCCTCACCTACCGTGCCTCGATCGCACTGTCGAAGAACGAGGGCAACTTCCTCACCACCTTCGACTGGAACGCGTCGGCCAACCCTCCCGTCTTCGGCATCGCCGTCCTGCTCTTCGGCACCGTCGTCAGCTCGATCATCGCGATGGCCATCGCGGTTCCGATCGCCGTCGGCATCGCCCTCTTCATCTCGCACTACGCGCCGCGCAAGCTGGCCGCCCCCCTCGCCTACGTGGTCGACCTGCTGGCCGCCGTGCCGTCGATCATCTACGGCATCTGGGGCGCCCTCTTCCTCGTCCCGCAGCTCGCCGGCCTGAACCTCTGGCTCGACGAGTACATGGGCTGGACCTACGTCTTCGACAAGACCCAGGTCGGCGTCGCGCGCTCGCTCTTCACCGTCGGCATCCTGCTCGCGATCATGATCCTGCCGATCGTGACCAGCGTCAGCCGCGAGGTCTTCCTGCAGGTCCCGCGCATGAACGAGGAGGCCGCACTGGCCCTCGGCGCGACCCGCTGGGAAGTCATCCGGATGTCGGTCCTGCCCTTCGGCCGCTCCGGAGTCATCTCCGCCTCGATGCTCGGCCTCGGCCGCGCGCTCGGCGAGACGATGGCCGTCGCGACCGTCCTCTCCCCGAGCTTCCTGATCTCCGGCCACATCCTGGACCCGGGCGGCGGCACGTTCGCGCAGAACATCGCCGCGAAGTTCGACGAGGCCAACGAGTTCGGCCGCGACGCCCTGATCGCCTCCGGTCTCGTGCTCTTCCTGCTCACCCTGCTGGTCAACGGCGCAGCCCGGCTGATCATCGCCCGTCGCAAGGACTTCTCGGGGGCGAACGCCTGA
- the pstA gene encoding phosphate ABC transporter permease PstA — protein MSHALQDQRPSRAAKSAAPSSLTQGHLPRWAPAGIAVLSVALGSGLGAAFGLHSKIQWGLLAAVLFVVITYTASSIVENRRQAKDRVATSVVWVCFVLALIPLLSLLWTTISRGMKVVDGDFISHSMNGVTSFEPGGGVYHALLGTIEQVALATAISAPIGLLTAVYLVEYGKGSLARAVTFFVDVMTGIPSIVAGLFILTTWTLTLDMGPSGFAGSLALSILMMPVVVRSTEEMLKLVPNELREAALALGVPKWRVILKVVIPTAIGGIATGVMLAVARIAGETAPIMLLVFGTQLINNNPFEGAQSSLPLYIWEQYKVGSEASYDRAWGAALVLIAFVMILNLVARGIARWKAPKTGR, from the coding sequence ATGAGCCACGCACTCCAGGACCAGCGCCCCTCCCGGGCCGCCAAGTCCGCCGCTCCCAGCAGCCTGACGCAGGGCCACCTGCCCCGCTGGGCCCCGGCCGGCATCGCCGTCCTCTCGGTCGCCCTCGGCTCAGGCCTCGGCGCAGCCTTCGGCCTCCACAGCAAGATCCAGTGGGGTCTGCTGGCAGCCGTCCTCTTCGTGGTCATCACGTACACGGCCAGCTCGATCGTCGAGAACCGCCGCCAGGCCAAGGACCGGGTCGCGACCTCCGTGGTCTGGGTCTGCTTCGTCCTCGCCCTCATCCCGCTGCTCTCGCTGCTGTGGACGACCATCAGCCGCGGCATGAAGGTCGTCGACGGGGACTTCATCAGCCACTCGATGAACGGCGTGACCAGCTTCGAGCCCGGCGGCGGCGTCTACCACGCCCTGCTCGGCACCATCGAGCAGGTCGCCCTGGCCACCGCGATCTCGGCCCCCATCGGCCTGCTGACCGCCGTCTACCTGGTCGAGTACGGCAAGGGCTCGCTCGCCAGGGCCGTCACCTTCTTCGTCGACGTCATGACCGGCATCCCCTCCATCGTCGCGGGCCTGTTCATCCTGACGACGTGGACCCTGACGCTCGACATGGGCCCCTCCGGCTTCGCCGGATCCCTGGCCCTGTCGATCCTGATGATGCCCGTCGTGGTCCGCTCCACCGAGGAGATGCTCAAGCTCGTCCCCAACGAGCTGCGCGAGGCCGCGCTCGCCCTCGGTGTGCCGAAGTGGCGCGTGATCCTCAAGGTCGTGATCCCCACGGCCATCGGCGGCATCGCCACCGGCGTGATGCTGGCCGTGGCCCGCATCGCGGGTGAGACCGCCCCGATCATGCTGCTGGTCTTCGGTACCCAGCTGATCAACAACAACCCCTTCGAAGGCGCACAGTCCTCGCTCCCCCTGTACATCTGGGAGCAGTACAAGGTCGGCAGTGAAGCCTCCTACGACCGGGCCTGGGGCGCAGCCCTCGTCCTGATCGCCTTCGTCATGATCCTCAATCTGGTGGCTCGCGGCATCGCCCGCTGGAAGGCCCCCAAGACCGGTCGCTGA
- the pstB gene encoding phosphate ABC transporter ATP-binding protein PstB gives MAKRIDVSGLSAFYGTHKAIDDISMTVEPRSVTAFIGPSGCGKSTFLRTLNRMHEVTPGGRVEGKVLLDDENLYGPGVDPVAVRRTVGMVFQRPNPFPTMSIFDNVAAGLRLNGSFRKSELSDIVEKSLQGANLWNEVKDRLNKPGSGLSGGQQQRLCIARAIAVEPQVLLMDEPCSALDPISTLAIEDLIGELKERFTIVIVTHNMQQAARVSDRTAFFNLSAVGQPGKLIEIDDTDRIFSNPSVQATEDYISGRFG, from the coding sequence ATGGCGAAGCGAATCGACGTCAGCGGACTGTCCGCCTTCTACGGCACCCACAAGGCCATCGACGACATCTCGATGACCGTGGAGCCCCGCTCCGTGACGGCCTTCATCGGCCCCTCCGGCTGCGGCAAGTCCACCTTCCTGCGCACCCTGAACCGCATGCACGAGGTCACCCCCGGTGGCCGCGTCGAGGGCAAAGTGCTGCTGGACGACGAGAACCTGTACGGCCCCGGCGTGGACCCGGTCGCGGTCCGCCGCACGGTCGGCATGGTCTTCCAGCGCCCGAACCCCTTCCCCACCATGTCGATCTTCGACAACGTGGCGGCGGGCCTGCGCCTCAACGGCTCCTTCAGGAAGTCCGAACTCTCGGACATCGTGGAGAAGTCCCTCCAGGGCGCCAACCTCTGGAACGAGGTCAAGGACCGCCTGAACAAGCCCGGCTCCGGCCTCTCCGGCGGCCAGCAGCAGCGCCTGTGCATCGCCCGCGCCATCGCGGTCGAGCCCCAGGTCCTCCTGATGGACGAGCCCTGCTCGGCCCTCGACCCGATCTCCACCCTCGCCATCGAGGACCTGATCGGCGAGCTCAAGGAGCGCTTCACGATCGTCATCGTGACGCACAACATGCAGCAGGCGGCGCGCGTCTCCGACCGCACGGCCTTCTTCAACCTCTCCGCGGTCGGCCAGCCCGGCAAGCTGATCGAGATCGACGACACGGACCGGATCTTCTCGAACCCGTCCGTGCAGGCGACCGAGGACTACATCTCGGGCCGCTTCGGCTAA
- a CDS encoding inorganic phosphate transporter, with translation MDTFALIVTIGVALGFTYTNGFHDSANAIATSVSTRALTPRAALAMAAVMNLAGAFLGSGVAKTVSEGLIETPHGNRGMWILFAALVGAIVWNLITWYFGLPSSSSHALFGGMVGAALAGGTEVLWSGVVDKVVIPMFVSPVVGLVVGYLVMVAILWMFRRANPHKAKRGFRIAQTVSAAGMALGHGLQDAQKTMGIVMMALVIADVNSAGDEIPVWVKIACAVMLSLGTYAGGWRIMRTLGRKIIELDPPQGFAAETTGASIMFGSAFLFHAPISTTHVITSAIMGVGATKRVNAVRWGVAKNIILGWFITMPAAALVAALSFWVVNLAFV, from the coding sequence GTGGACACCTTCGCTCTGATCGTGACCATCGGTGTCGCGCTCGGCTTTACGTATACGAATGGTTTTCACGACTCCGCGAACGCGATCGCGACCTCGGTCTCGACCCGTGCGCTGACCCCGCGCGCCGCGCTGGCGATGGCCGCGGTCATGAACCTCGCCGGTGCCTTCCTCGGCAGCGGGGTCGCCAAGACGGTGAGCGAGGGCCTGATCGAGACGCCCCACGGCAACCGGGGCATGTGGATCCTCTTCGCGGCGCTCGTCGGCGCGATCGTGTGGAACCTGATCACCTGGTACTTCGGCCTGCCCTCGTCCTCCTCGCACGCGCTGTTCGGCGGCATGGTGGGCGCGGCGCTGGCGGGCGGTACGGAGGTGCTCTGGTCGGGAGTGGTCGACAAGGTCGTCATCCCGATGTTCGTCTCGCCGGTGGTCGGCCTCGTGGTCGGTTACCTGGTGATGGTCGCCATCCTGTGGATGTTCCGCCGGGCCAACCCGCACAAGGCCAAGCGCGGTTTCCGCATCGCGCAGACGGTGTCGGCGGCCGGCATGGCCCTCGGCCACGGTCTGCAGGACGCGCAGAAGACCATGGGCATCGTGATGATGGCCCTGGTCATCGCCGACGTGAACAGTGCCGGCGACGAGATCCCGGTCTGGGTCAAGATCGCGTGCGCCGTGATGCTCTCGCTGGGTACGTACGCGGGCGGCTGGCGCATCATGCGCACCCTCGGCCGCAAGATCATCGAGCTGGACCCGCCGCAGGGCTTCGCGGCGGAGACCACCGGTGCCTCGATCATGTTCGGCTCGGCGTTCCTCTTCCACGCGCCGATCTCCACCACCCACGTGATCACCTCGGCGATCATGGGTGTGGGCGCGACCAAGCGGGTGAACGCGGTCCGCTGGGGCGTCGCCAAGAACATCATCCTGGGCTGGTTCATCACGATGCCGGCCGCGGCGCTGGTCGCGGCGCTCAGCTTCTGGGTGGTCAACCTCGCCTTCGTGTGA
- a CDS encoding DUF47 domain-containing protein — protein sequence MRFRLTPRETSFYDMFAASADNIVTGSKLLMELLGADSSARVEIAERMRAAEHAGDDATHAIFHQLNSSFITPFDREDIYNLASCLDDIMDFMEEAVDLVVLYNVEELPKGVEQQIEVLARAAELTAEAMPHLRTMENLTEYWIEVNRLENQADQIHRKLLAQLFNGKYDAIEVLKLKQIVDVLEEAADAFEHVANTVETIAVKES from the coding sequence GTGCGATTTCGTCTGACCCCCAGGGAGACGAGCTTCTACGACATGTTCGCCGCATCCGCGGACAACATCGTCACGGGCTCGAAGCTCCTCATGGAACTGCTCGGAGCGGACTCCTCCGCCCGGGTCGAGATCGCGGAGCGGATGCGGGCAGCGGAGCACGCGGGAGACGACGCGACCCACGCGATCTTCCACCAGCTCAACTCCTCCTTCATTACGCCGTTCGACCGCGAGGACATCTACAACCTGGCGTCCTGCCTCGACGACATCATGGACTTCATGGAGGAGGCGGTCGACCTGGTCGTCCTCTACAACGTGGAGGAGCTTCCCAAGGGTGTCGAGCAGCAGATCGAGGTACTGGCGCGCGCGGCCGAGCTGACCGCCGAGGCCATGCCCCACCTGCGCACGATGGAGAACCTGACCGAGTACTGGATCGAGGTCAACCGCCTGGAGAACCAGGCCGACCAGATCCACCGCAAGCTGCTCGCCCAGCTCTTCAACGGCAAGTACGACGCCATCGAAGTGCTGAAGCTCAAGCAGATCGTCGACGTGCTCGAAGAGGCGGCCGACGCGTTCGAGCACGTCGCGAACACGGTGGAGACCATCGCGGTCAAGGAGTCCTGA
- a CDS encoding metal-sensitive transcriptional regulator, producing the protein MTAIQAEGSGATTDTDAEAEAVTDAVTDVPGTDPGAGAVHGYHHQKDEHLKRLRRIEGQIRGLQRLVDEDVYCIDILTQVSASTKALQSFALQLLEEHLRHCVADAALKGGGEIDAKVEEATKAIARLLRT; encoded by the coding sequence ATGACTGCCATCCAGGCGGAGGGCTCCGGAGCCACCACCGACACGGACGCGGAAGCGGAAGCGGTGACGGACGCGGTGACGGACGTGCCCGGTACGGACCCGGGCGCCGGCGCGGTGCACGGCTACCACCACCAGAAGGACGAGCACCTCAAGCGCCTGCGCCGGATCGAGGGCCAGATCCGGGGACTCCAGCGCCTCGTCGACGAGGACGTCTACTGCATCGACATACTCACCCAGGTCTCGGCGAGCACGAAGGCGCTCCAGTCCTTCGCGCTCCAGCTCCTGGAGGAGCACCTGCGGCACTGCGTCGCCGACGCGGCCCTCAAGGGCGGGGGAGAGATCGACGCCAAGGTCGAGGAAGCGACGAAGGCGATCGCCCGGCTGCTGCGCACCTGA